One Chitinophagaceae bacterium C216 genomic window carries:
- the hddA gene encoding D-glycero-alpha-D-manno-heptose 7-phosphate kinase yields the protein MIHRSKAPLRIGLAGGGTDVSPYCDEFGGAILNATISLNAYATIEEIEEHKIILEAFDRDEKEIFEWATMLPLNGHLDLLKGVYNRIQKDYPFEKKGIKLSTYVDAPAGSGLGTSSTLVVAIVGAFAEMLQLPLGEYDIAHYAYDIERKDLQLAGGRQDQYAATFGGVNFMEFYSDDKVIVNPLRIRQRYLDELENNLLLYYTSTSRESAKIIEEQSQNVVKRNQSSIEAMHQLKEQAQLMKEALLKGQLEQIGHILDIGFEQKRRMASGINNQLIDDIYYAAKSAGATGGKISGAGGGGFMIFYCPGNTKYKVIQALEQFGGKPHNYQFTKHGLKTWTV from the coding sequence ATGATACATAGAAGTAAAGCACCTCTCAGAATTGGTTTGGCCGGAGGCGGTACCGATGTAAGCCCGTACTGCGATGAGTTTGGAGGCGCTATTCTCAATGCCACCATATCTTTGAATGCTTACGCCACCATTGAAGAGATTGAAGAACACAAAATAATTCTGGAAGCATTTGACCGAGATGAAAAAGAAATATTCGAGTGGGCTACCATGCTCCCTTTAAACGGACATTTGGATCTATTAAAAGGCGTATACAACCGAATTCAGAAAGACTACCCGTTTGAGAAAAAAGGTATCAAGCTGAGCACCTATGTAGATGCACCAGCCGGCTCAGGCCTAGGCACCTCTTCCACACTTGTAGTGGCAATCGTGGGCGCTTTTGCAGAAATGCTACAACTACCATTGGGAGAATACGACATCGCCCATTATGCTTATGATATCGAAAGAAAAGACCTTCAATTAGCCGGAGGACGCCAAGACCAATATGCCGCAACGTTTGGAGGCGTAAACTTTATGGAGTTTTACAGTGATGACAAAGTTATTGTCAACCCCTTGCGCATCCGTCAACGCTATTTGGACGAATTAGAAAATAATTTACTACTTTATTACACCTCTACCAGTAGAGAATCGGCGAAGATTATAGAGGAGCAAAGTCAAAATGTAGTCAAAAGAAATCAAAGCTCCATCGAAGCGATGCATCAATTAAAAGAACAAGCTCAGTTGATGAAGGAAGCATTGCTCAAAGGACAGCTCGAACAGATAGGCCATATTCTTGACATCGGTTTTGAACAAAAAAGACGAATGGCATCTGGAATAAATAACCAGCTTATCGATGATATTTACTATGCTGCTAAAAGTGCAGGAGCGACCGGAGGGAAAATAAGTGGTGCAGGGGGCGGCGGGTTTATGATTTTTTATTGCCCTGG
- the fadF_1 gene encoding putative iron-sulfur-binding oxidoreductase FadF: MHILQQILFLLLVVTAVTLFTKKIRQIRKAIQLGVEEEIADNKAQRWRNVLLLAFGQKKMFRNPLVGVLHFLVYAGFIIINIEILEIILDGLLGTHRLFANSLGTLYLFLINAFEVLALLVIVACAIFLIRRNIIKLQRFISKELDGWPRSDANYILFTEIILMLLFLTMNSGDTLLQQRGISHYTEANTGNFIISQWLHPLLQSMSNSQLIGVERTCWWLHIIGIFAFLNYLPYSKHLHIILAFPNAYYARLTPLGKMENMPQVQQEVLYAMQPELAPTDATPPTRFGAKDVTDLSWKNILDAYSCTECGRCTAACPANITGKKLSPRKIMMDTRDRAEEIIQQKSKDEAWNGDGKSLLHNYITVEELRACTTCNACVQECPVSINPLDIILQLRRQLIMEESNAPQEWNAMFSNIENNFAPWKFSPEDRSKWMAES; encoded by the coding sequence ATGCATATTCTGCAACAAATATTATTCCTCCTGCTTGTCGTTACAGCGGTCACCCTTTTCACTAAAAAAATCCGACAAATAAGAAAAGCTATCCAGCTTGGTGTTGAGGAAGAGATCGCCGACAATAAAGCGCAACGTTGGCGTAATGTGCTGCTCTTGGCTTTCGGACAGAAAAAAATGTTCCGCAACCCGCTAGTGGGAGTATTGCACTTTCTGGTATACGCCGGATTTATTATTATCAATATAGAAATACTAGAAATTATTTTAGACGGACTGTTAGGCACGCATAGATTATTTGCTAACAGTTTAGGGACTTTATATCTTTTTTTGATTAATGCCTTCGAAGTACTGGCATTGCTGGTTATTGTTGCCTGTGCAATATTTCTTATCAGAAGAAATATTATCAAACTACAGCGCTTCATCAGCAAAGAACTGGACGGCTGGCCTCGTAGTGATGCCAACTACATATTGTTTACCGAAATTATATTGATGCTGCTGTTCCTCACCATGAACAGTGGCGATACCCTTTTGCAACAAAGAGGTATCAGTCATTATACCGAAGCCAATACCGGCAACTTCATAATTTCTCAATGGCTACATCCGTTATTACAAAGCATGAGCAATTCCCAGCTTATTGGAGTAGAAAGAACTTGTTGGTGGCTGCATATCATCGGCATATTTGCATTTCTTAACTATCTGCCTTATTCTAAGCATTTACATATTATTCTGGCATTCCCCAATGCTTATTATGCGCGACTTACTCCTTTGGGAAAGATGGAGAATATGCCACAGGTGCAGCAGGAAGTATTATATGCCATGCAGCCCGAATTGGCTCCTACGGATGCGACTCCACCTACACGTTTTGGAGCTAAAGATGTAACCGATCTTTCGTGGAAAAATATTCTAGACGCCTATTCCTGTACCGAATGCGGAAGATGTACTGCCGCTTGTCCTGCCAATATTACCGGCAAAAAGCTTTCGCCACGTAAGATTATGATGGATACACGCGACCGGGCCGAAGAAATCATCCAACAAAAATCTAAAGACGAAGCCTGGAACGGTGATGGTAAAAGCCTGTTGCATAATTATATCACCGTAGAAGAGTTGCGTGCCTGCACCACCTGCAATGCTTGTGTACAAGAATGTCCGGTTAGCATCAATCCTCTGGACATTATTCTGCAATTACGTCGTCAGTTGATCATGGAAGAAAGTAATGCTCCACAGGAATGGAATGCCATGTTTAGCAATATCGAAAACAATTTTGCACCTTGGAAATTTAGTCCCGAAGACCGTAGTAAATGGATGGCAGAAAGCTAA
- the pcm gene encoding Protein-L-isoaspartate O-methyltransferase, with translation MRRSYEDTYRHKGLRKKLVEGIRSKGIKDENVLNAINTVPRHFFLDSAFDDVAYVDKAFPIGEGQTISQPYTVAYQSALLEVKKGEKVLEIGTGSAYQAVILAVLGAMVYTIERQKKLYDENKKFTYLKQFPTIKFFYGDGYEGLKAYAPFDKIIITAAAPEIPPKLLEQLKVGGKMVIPVDIGNVQQMRRITKLEDGIDIEYFDNFSFVPMLQGRNS, from the coding sequence ATGAGGCGTAGTTATGAAGATACTTACAGGCACAAGGGATTAAGAAAAAAACTTGTTGAGGGTATCCGGAGCAAGGGTATTAAGGATGAAAATGTGCTCAACGCCATCAATACGGTACCTCGACATTTTTTTCTGGACTCAGCATTTGATGATGTGGCTTATGTAGACAAGGCTTTTCCTATTGGCGAAGGACAAACCATTTCTCAGCCTTATACTGTTGCGTACCAGTCGGCGTTATTGGAAGTGAAAAAAGGAGAGAAAGTATTGGAGATCGGTACGGGCAGCGCTTATCAGGCGGTGATATTGGCTGTGTTGGGCGCGATGGTATATACTATTGAGCGGCAGAAGAAGTTATATGATGAAAACAAAAAGTTTACTTATCTCAAACAATTTCCTACAATAAAGTTTTTTTATGGCGACGGCTATGAAGGCCTCAAAGCCTACGCCCCCTTCGATAAGATTATCATTACGGCCGCCGCACCGGAAATTCCTCCAAAACTTCTGGAGCAGCTGAAGGTAGGAGGGAAAATGGTTATACCTGTGGATATTGGTAACGTGCAGCAAATGCGTCGTATTACAAAACTGGAGGATGGTATCGATATCGAGTATTTTGACAACTTCTCATTTGTTCCCATGTTGCAAGGTCGAAATTCATAA
- the mshA_3 gene encoding D-inositol-3-phosphate glycosyltransferase translates to MYTLQLSFIFALYMAKIIIIGPAHPLRGGLATFNHRLAKEFIAMGHDCTIYSFSLQYPSLLFPGKTQYSDEPAPEGIPIKTVINSINPLNWLKVGRQLQKENADIIVVRYWLPFMGPALGTILRSAKKSGQAKIVCIADNIIPHEKRPGDTAFTKYFIKPVDGFITMSEKVMKDLRTFTTQAPAALVQHPLYDNFGAIISKETARLHLNLPQEANIVLFFGFIRKYKGLDLLLNAIALLKNQIPNLKLLIAGEFYEDEKPYSDLIQELQIQDIVILKSNFIADSEVKYYLCAADVLVQPYKNATQSGVTPLAYFFEKPMVVTNVGGLPDLVPHEKCGLIVQPEPQSIAEGIRRFYELGEKHFIPHLQNEKQKYGWGNIAEAIISKV, encoded by the coding sequence ATGTATACCTTACAACTATCATTTATATTTGCCCTATATATGGCTAAAATCATTATCATAGGCCCGGCGCATCCTTTACGCGGAGGATTGGCAACATTTAATCATCGACTTGCAAAAGAATTTATTGCAATGGGTCATGATTGTACTATTTATTCATTTAGCCTGCAATATCCGTCTCTGCTATTCCCCGGTAAGACGCAATATTCGGATGAACCGGCTCCGGAAGGCATTCCGATTAAAACAGTTATCAACTCCATAAATCCACTAAACTGGCTGAAAGTAGGACGGCAGTTACAAAAAGAAAATGCCGATATTATTGTGGTGCGTTATTGGCTGCCATTTATGGGACCTGCACTGGGTACTATTTTAAGATCAGCTAAAAAAAGTGGCCAAGCTAAAATCGTATGCATTGCCGATAATATCATACCCCATGAAAAGAGACCTGGCGATACTGCCTTTACGAAATATTTTATTAAACCTGTGGATGGCTTCATTACCATGAGTGAAAAGGTAATGAAGGATCTCAGAACTTTTACTACTCAAGCTCCTGCTGCATTGGTGCAACATCCTTTATATGATAATTTCGGAGCTATCATTTCTAAAGAGACAGCCCGACTACACCTAAATTTACCCCAAGAGGCTAATATTGTTTTATTCTTCGGATTTATAAGGAAATATAAGGGACTGGATTTATTATTAAATGCCATTGCCCTGCTAAAAAACCAAATTCCTAATCTCAAACTTTTAATAGCCGGGGAATTTTACGAAGATGAAAAACCTTACTCTGATTTAATCCAAGAATTGCAAATTCAGGATATCGTAATATTAAAATCCAACTTTATTGCAGACAGTGAAGTAAAGTATTATTTGTGTGCTGCAGATGTGTTGGTACAACCCTACAAAAATGCTACTCAAAGCGGTGTAACCCCTTTGGCATACTTTTTCGAAAAACCGATGGTTGTAACCAATGTAGGCGGATTGCCGGACTTAGTGCCTCATGAAAAATGTGGATTAATCGTTCAACCGGAACCACAGTCCATCGCAGAGGGTATCCGTCGGTTTTATGAATTGGGAGAAAAACATTTTATCCCTCATCTTCAAAATGAAAAACAAAAATACGGTTGGGGGAATATAGCAGAAGCCATTATCTCCAAAGTATAA
- the pyrR_2 gene encoding Bifunctional protein pyrR — MAKEKKYILSSDIVNRKLSRLALEIIEGNMGEKELVFVGIESTGVILAKRLQQLVEAQSVLKVELLTMSMNKQKPEEIVLSKELNFDNKVIVIIDDVTNTGKTLLYAMKPFLRFHPRAIQTLVLVERSYTQFPIRANYKGYSLATTFQEHITVEVEGDNITGVYLS; from the coding sequence ATGGCTAAAGAGAAAAAATATATTTTAAGTAGCGACATTGTGAACCGGAAGTTGAGCCGGCTGGCACTGGAGATAATTGAGGGCAATATGGGGGAGAAGGAGCTTGTTTTTGTGGGAATAGAATCCACGGGTGTTATTCTTGCAAAACGGCTGCAACAACTGGTGGAGGCTCAATCTGTTTTAAAGGTAGAGCTCCTAACAATGTCGATGAATAAGCAAAAGCCGGAGGAAATTGTATTAAGCAAAGAATTGAATTTTGATAATAAAGTTATTGTTATCATTGATGATGTTACCAATACCGGCAAAACATTGCTATATGCGATGAAGCCTTTTCTAAGATTTCATCCACGTGCCATACAGACATTGGTATTAGTAGAAAGAAGCTATACCCAGTTCCCCATTAGAGCCAATTATAAAGGGTATTCCCTTGCTACTACCTTTCAGGAGCATATTACAGTAGAAGTAGAAGGCGATAATATTACGGGTGTATATCTGTCTTAA